In Microbacterium binotii, one DNA window encodes the following:
- a CDS encoding general stress protein: MSNQGAPFSQGSAETGETVASFTQYEGAQKAVSALIAAEVPAKEIAIVGAGLRSIERITGRLGYATAARSGAINGLMLGVLFSFIFVLGSPAAPIQAFLGVLLVGIALGMLLNILMFSIVRRRRDYASVMQVVADHYEVKVAPASVHKARAALGTAPTAARPAAAPQRLDTPPRYGERITPGAQPPQAAPAERPAPAEPQPGQDEDRA; the protein is encoded by the coding sequence ATGAGCAACCAGGGTGCACCGTTCTCGCAAGGCTCCGCCGAGACGGGCGAGACCGTCGCCTCGTTCACGCAGTACGAGGGGGCGCAGAAGGCCGTGTCCGCTCTCATCGCGGCCGAGGTGCCGGCCAAGGAGATCGCGATCGTGGGCGCGGGCCTGCGCTCCATCGAGCGCATCACCGGCCGACTGGGCTACGCGACCGCCGCCAGGTCGGGCGCGATCAACGGCCTCATGCTGGGTGTGCTCTTCTCGTTCATCTTCGTGCTCGGCTCGCCCGCCGCTCCGATCCAGGCTTTCCTCGGCGTGCTGCTGGTCGGCATCGCGCTCGGGATGCTGCTGAACATCCTGATGTTCTCGATCGTGCGCCGCCGACGCGATTACGCCTCCGTCATGCAGGTCGTCGCGGACCACTACGAGGTCAAGGTCGCGCCGGCCAGCGTGCACAAGGCTCGTGCCGCGCTCGGCACCGCCCCGACCGCGGCGCGGCCGGCTGCGGCGCCGCAGCGACTCGACACCCCGCCTCGCTACGGCGAGCGGATCACGCCGGGCGCGCAGCCGCCGCAGGCCGCTCCGGCGGAGCGGCCCGCGCCGGCAGAGCCGCAGCCGGGGCAGGACGAGGATCGCGCCTGA
- a CDS encoding endonuclease/exonuclease/phosphatase family protein: MSRLLGILLSLLCAIAAAVLTWPEFFRLSRTFPLTQIVSFRSLVALAFAALAVVALLLSVARPVRRVALPIALVAILAVGANATIIVSRGTGTTALPAKTENSIRVMTWNTAGDATSPQTIAQTAIAMGADIVSLPETTIETGAEVAVAMRDLGSPMWAHHTEYGTDGWAADSTTLLISPSLGTYSVIASSQEGTSTVPSAVAMPTDGDGPTVVAAHAVAPREDQMEQWRHDLQWLADQCAGGDVIMAGDFNATLDHMAGLGTDGGTLGACRDAASQTGNGSVGTWPTDLPALAGAPIDHVLATPQWTPTGSVVLSGMDDAGSDHRPLVVQYERTG, encoded by the coding sequence GTGTCACGTCTGCTGGGAATCCTGCTGAGCCTGCTCTGCGCGATCGCGGCCGCCGTGCTCACCTGGCCGGAGTTCTTCCGCCTCTCGCGGACCTTCCCGCTGACCCAGATCGTATCGTTCCGCTCGCTCGTCGCGCTGGCGTTCGCCGCTCTCGCCGTCGTCGCGCTGCTGCTGTCGGTCGCACGCCCGGTGCGCCGCGTCGCACTGCCGATCGCTCTCGTCGCGATCCTCGCCGTCGGAGCCAACGCGACGATCATCGTCTCGCGCGGCACGGGCACCACGGCGCTGCCCGCGAAGACCGAGAACAGCATCCGGGTCATGACCTGGAACACCGCCGGCGATGCCACCTCGCCACAGACGATCGCGCAGACCGCCATCGCCATGGGCGCTGACATCGTCAGCCTTCCCGAGACCACGATCGAGACCGGCGCCGAGGTCGCGGTCGCGATGCGGGATCTCGGCAGTCCCATGTGGGCGCACCACACCGAGTACGGCACCGACGGGTGGGCGGCGGATTCGACGACGCTGCTCATCAGCCCGTCGCTCGGCACCTACTCGGTCATCGCCTCCTCGCAGGAGGGCACCAGCACGGTGCCCAGCGCCGTCGCGATGCCGACCGACGGCGACGGCCCCACGGTCGTCGCCGCCCACGCGGTCGCGCCCCGCGAGGACCAGATGGAGCAGTGGCGCCACGATCTGCAGTGGCTCGCCGACCAGTGTGCGGGCGGGGACGTCATCATGGCGGGCGATTTCAACGCCACCCTCGATCACATGGCCGGCCTCGGGACCGATGGCGGAACACTCGGCGCCTGCCGGGATGCGGCGTCGCAGACGGGCAACGGCTCGGTCGGCACCTGGCCGACCGATCTCCCCGCCCTGGCGGGCGCTCCGATCGACCACGTGCTCGCCACGCCGCAGTGGACCCCCACCGGCTCTGTCGTGCTGAGCGGGATGGATGACGCGGGCAGCGACCATCGGCCGCTCGTCGTGCAGTACGAGCGCACCGGCTGA
- a CDS encoding aminopeptidase P family protein gives MSESTDTSPATTEEPVVSNRKQPFPQGFLSTISTGWAERAETIAPPRIEAAYAAARRVALSALFPGSRLVVPAGELKQRSNDTDYPFRAHSAFAHLTGWGADSEPGSVLVFEPRGDDGHDVMLYFRERADRTTSEFYADANVGEFWIGPRPSLAQVAADLAIATAHLDAFAASDADRVVDEDAELSRIVSELRLIKDEHEIAQLQLAVDVTGAGFDDIVRELPRIVTHPRGERVVEGVFHQRARSDGNGEGYDTIAASGAHACYLHWTRNDGRVLPGDLILIDAGVEVDSLYTADITRTLPVNGRFTEVQRRVYETVREAADVAFAAARPGVKFREIHEAAMSVIAARVAEWGLIPVTAQEALDADRGGQHRRYMVHGTSHHLGLDVHDCAQARRDMYYEGELAPGMVFTIEPGLYFQADDLTVPEELRGIGVRIEDDILMTAEGPVNLSAGIPRTADEIEAWIARLSS, from the coding sequence ATGTCGGAATCCACGGACACCTCACCCGCGACCACTGAAGAGCCGGTCGTCTCGAACCGCAAGCAGCCCTTCCCTCAGGGATTCCTGTCGACGATCTCGACCGGATGGGCGGAGCGGGCGGAGACGATCGCTCCGCCGCGCATCGAAGCGGCTTACGCCGCCGCACGCCGCGTCGCCCTGTCCGCGCTGTTCCCGGGCTCGCGCCTCGTGGTCCCCGCCGGCGAGCTGAAGCAGCGCAGCAACGACACCGACTACCCGTTCCGTGCGCACTCCGCCTTCGCCCATCTGACCGGATGGGGCGCGGACAGCGAGCCGGGCTCCGTGCTCGTCTTCGAACCCCGCGGCGACGACGGCCACGACGTCATGCTCTACTTCCGCGAGCGCGCCGACCGCACCACGAGCGAGTTCTACGCCGATGCGAATGTCGGCGAGTTCTGGATCGGGCCGCGCCCCTCGCTGGCGCAGGTCGCGGCGGATCTCGCCATCGCGACGGCTCATCTCGACGCGTTCGCCGCGAGCGACGCGGACCGCGTGGTGGACGAGGACGCCGAGCTCAGCCGCATCGTGTCGGAGCTGCGCCTCATCAAGGACGAGCACGAGATCGCCCAGTTGCAGCTGGCGGTGGACGTCACCGGTGCCGGCTTCGACGACATCGTGCGAGAGCTCCCCCGCATCGTCACGCATCCTCGCGGCGAGCGCGTCGTGGAGGGTGTCTTCCACCAGCGGGCTCGCAGCGACGGCAACGGGGAGGGCTACGACACGATCGCGGCGTCCGGCGCCCACGCGTGCTACCTGCACTGGACCCGCAACGACGGCCGCGTCCTCCCGGGAGATCTCATCCTGATCGACGCCGGTGTCGAGGTGGACAGCCTCTACACCGCCGACATCACCCGCACGCTGCCGGTCAACGGGCGCTTCACCGAGGTCCAGCGCCGTGTGTACGAAACGGTGCGCGAGGCGGCCGACGTCGCCTTCGCCGCTGCTCGTCCCGGCGTGAAGTTCCGTGAGATCCACGAGGCGGCCATGTCGGTCATCGCCGCCCGCGTCGCAGAATGGGGCCTCATCCCGGTCACGGCGCAGGAGGCGCTGGACGCCGATCGGGGCGGGCAGCACCGGCGATACATGGTGCACGGCACGAGCCACCACCTCGGCCTCGACGTGCACGACTGCGCGCAGGCGCGCCGTGACATGTACTACGAGGGAGAACTGGCTCCCGGAATGGTGTTCACGATCGAGCCGGGCCTGTACTTCCAGGCCGACGATCTCACCGTCCCCGAGGAGCTGCGCGGCATCGGCGTGCGCATCGAGGACGACATCCTCATGACGGCCGAGGGCCCCGTCAACCTGTCCGCGGGCATCCCCCGCACCGCGGACGAGATCGAGGCGTGGATCGCGCGCCTGTCGAGCTGA
- a CDS encoding PHP domain-containing protein, translating into MSADGRVSTPADLHLHSTRSDGTESPAEVMRQARAAGLATVSLTDHDTTAGWDEAAEEAVRLGMTFLPGMEMSARQGWRSVHVLAYLFDPTDTDLTAELARIRDDRVGRAERIVASLARDYDLTWADVLAQTGADATVGRPHIADALVARGIVADRSAAFDGVLHPREGYYEPHYAPDPLTAVDLVVAAGGVPIIAHPTPHGRDRMLPMPVIDELIAHGLGGFEIEHRENTADGKAVLRRVAAENGLIVTGSSDYHGAGKPNRPGENTTSAEMLARIIARASGSAPIHP; encoded by the coding sequence ATGAGTGCTGACGGCCGCGTATCGACGCCCGCCGACCTCCATCTGCACTCCACCCGCTCGGACGGCACGGAGTCCCCCGCCGAGGTCATGCGACAGGCGCGTGCGGCGGGACTGGCCACGGTGTCGCTCACCGACCACGACACGACCGCGGGCTGGGACGAGGCGGCCGAAGAAGCCGTGCGCCTGGGCATGACGTTCCTGCCGGGGATGGAGATGAGTGCGCGTCAGGGCTGGCGCAGCGTCCACGTCCTCGCCTACCTGTTCGACCCCACGGACACGGACCTGACCGCCGAGCTCGCCCGCATCCGGGACGACCGCGTCGGCCGCGCGGAGCGCATCGTCGCCAGCCTCGCGCGCGACTACGACCTCACCTGGGCGGACGTGCTCGCCCAGACCGGTGCCGACGCGACGGTGGGGCGCCCGCATATTGCGGATGCCCTCGTCGCGCGTGGCATCGTCGCCGACCGCAGTGCCGCGTTCGACGGCGTGCTCCACCCACGCGAGGGCTACTACGAACCGCACTACGCGCCCGATCCGCTCACCGCCGTCGATCTCGTGGTCGCCGCGGGCGGCGTGCCGATCATCGCCCACCCGACGCCTCATGGTCGCGACCGGATGCTTCCGATGCCGGTCATCGACGAGCTCATCGCCCACGGACTGGGCGGCTTCGAGATCGAGCACCGCGAGAACACGGCGGACGGCAAGGCCGTCCTGCGCCGGGTCGCGGCGGAGAACGGCCTCATCGTCACGGGTTCGAGCGACTATCACGGCGCGGGCAAGCCGAATCGGCCGGGCGAGAACACCACGTCGGCCGAGATGCTCGCCCGCATCATCGCGCGCGCAAGCGGCAGCGCGCCGATCCACCCCTGA
- a CDS encoding DUF3117 domain-containing protein, producing the protein MAAMKPRTGDGPMEAVKEGRLIIVRVPLEGGGRLVVSVNDAEAKELHDVLAGVVGA; encoded by the coding sequence ATGGCAGCCATGAAGCCGAGAACCGGAGACGGGCCGATGGAGGCTGTGAAGGAGGGGCGCCTGATCATCGTTCGTGTTCCGCTCGAGGGCGGCGGGCGTCTTGTGGTGTCGGTCAACGACGCCGAGGCCAAGGAACTGCACGACGTGCTCGCGGGGGTCGTCGGCGCCTGA
- a CDS encoding DEAD/DEAH box helicase yields the protein MTTFAELGVDQDIVDVLAARGIADAFPIQEQTIPLSLPGQDIIGQAKTGTGKTFGFGIPVVQRLGASPEPGVKALIVVPTRELAVQVYEDMDLLTSGRSTSVVAIYGGKAYEGQIDQLKAGAQIVVGTPGRLIDLANQRLLDLSHATEVVLDEADKMLDLGFLPDIDKIFSKVPAVRHTQLFSATMPGPIVALARRFMSNPIHIRANDPDEGLTQANIRHLVYRAHSLDKDEIIARILQAEGRGKTVVFTRTKRAAQRLVDELNDRGFNAGAVHGDMSQESRERSMAAFKAGKKDVLIATDVAARGIDVDDVTHVINHTIPDDEKTYLHRAGRTGRAGRTGIAVTFVDWEDLHKWALINRALEFGQPEPVETYSSSPHLFADLDIPEGTKGRLRKAPATATVTTVSGDAPAADGAPRKRRRRRTGASSDAAAAPAASGSEAPRTDGGGTHDGGGAEHHDGKPAARRRRRRRGPRPDASTPSA from the coding sequence GTGACGACCTTCGCCGAGCTCGGCGTCGACCAGGACATCGTCGACGTTCTCGCCGCTCGCGGCATCGCCGACGCGTTCCCCATCCAGGAGCAGACCATTCCGCTCTCCCTGCCCGGGCAGGACATCATCGGCCAGGCCAAGACCGGTACCGGCAAGACCTTCGGCTTCGGCATCCCCGTCGTGCAGCGCCTCGGCGCCTCGCCGGAGCCCGGCGTGAAGGCTCTCATCGTCGTCCCCACCCGCGAACTCGCGGTGCAGGTCTACGAAGACATGGATCTGCTGACCTCGGGCCGCAGCACCAGTGTCGTCGCCATCTACGGCGGCAAAGCCTACGAAGGTCAGATCGACCAGCTGAAGGCCGGCGCGCAGATCGTCGTCGGCACGCCGGGCCGACTCATCGACCTCGCGAACCAGCGCCTGCTCGATCTCTCCCACGCGACCGAGGTCGTGTTGGACGAGGCCGACAAGATGCTCGATCTCGGCTTCCTGCCCGACATCGACAAGATCTTCTCGAAGGTGCCCGCGGTGCGGCACACGCAGTTGTTCTCGGCCACCATGCCGGGACCGATCGTCGCACTCGCGCGACGCTTCATGTCCAACCCCATCCACATCCGGGCCAACGATCCCGATGAGGGTCTGACGCAGGCGAACATCCGTCACCTGGTCTACCGCGCCCACAGCCTGGACAAGGACGAGATCATCGCCCGCATCCTGCAGGCGGAGGGTCGCGGCAAGACCGTCGTGTTCACACGCACGAAGCGCGCGGCGCAGCGACTGGTCGACGAGCTCAACGACCGCGGCTTCAACGCCGGCGCTGTCCACGGCGACATGAGCCAGGAGTCGCGCGAGCGGTCCATGGCCGCCTTCAAGGCCGGCAAGAAGGACGTCCTCATCGCGACGGATGTCGCCGCGCGCGGCATCGACGTCGACGACGTGACCCACGTGATCAACCACACGATCCCGGACGACGAGAAGACGTACCTGCACCGCGCCGGCCGCACCGGCCGCGCGGGCCGCACCGGCATCGCGGTGACCTTCGTCGACTGGGAGGACCTGCACAAGTGGGCCCTCATCAACCGTGCACTCGAGTTCGGACAGCCCGAGCCCGTCGAGACCTACTCGTCGAGCCCGCACCTGTTCGCGGACCTCGACATCCCCGAGGGCACCAAGGGGCGCCTGCGCAAGGCCCCCGCCACGGCCACCGTCACGACCGTATCCGGTGACGCGCCCGCCGCAGACGGTGCGCCGCGCAAGCGCCGCCGCCGTCGCACGGGAGCGAGTTCGGACGCGGCCGCCGCGCCCGCCGCATCCGGATCCGAGGCACCGCGCACGGATGGCGGAGGCACGCACGACGGCGGCGGCGCCGAGCACCACGACGGAAAGCCCGCGGCACGACGTCGCCGGCGTCGGCGCGGTCCTCGCCCCGACGCATCGACCCCCTCGGCCTGA
- a CDS encoding magnesium transporter MgtE N-terminal domain-containing protein, with the protein MSTQRVFVARLAGCAVFDPAGDRLGRVRDVVVIYRPDDAPRVIGLVIEIPGRRHVFVSIGRVTSIDTGQVITTGLINVRRFQQRGGEVRVLAELVGRKVSLRDGSGQAVIEDVAIERNRLGEWDVSQLFLRKPKTSPSPFAKGATTFASWHDVNDGQTRGEAQSAERLVASYAELKAADLANTLLDLPEDRLLEVAEELPDDRLADALEEMPEEEQVHILEALGDERAADILDAMEPDDAADVLAQLPAEQREELLELMEPDEAEDVRALLQYGPDTAGGLMTPEPIVLSADNTIAEALALIRRHETHPALAAAVFVTLPPYETPTGRLLGTVHFQRMLRYPPHERLGALLDDSLEPVPATASAAVVARLLATYNLVSVPVVDSAQRLVGAVSVDDVLDYLLPEDWRTGDSEGRPQ; encoded by the coding sequence GTGAGCACACAGCGGGTTTTCGTCGCGCGTCTGGCCGGATGCGCGGTCTTCGATCCCGCCGGCGACCGCCTCGGACGCGTGCGCGACGTCGTCGTGATCTACCGCCCCGACGATGCTCCCCGCGTCATCGGACTGGTCATCGAGATCCCCGGCAGGCGCCATGTGTTCGTCTCGATCGGGCGCGTCACCTCGATCGACACCGGCCAGGTGATCACGACGGGTCTCATCAACGTGCGCCGTTTCCAGCAGCGCGGCGGCGAGGTGCGGGTTCTGGCGGAGCTCGTGGGTCGCAAGGTGTCGCTGCGCGACGGCTCCGGCCAGGCCGTCATCGAGGACGTCGCGATCGAGCGCAACCGCCTCGGCGAATGGGACGTGTCGCAGCTCTTCCTTCGCAAGCCCAAGACGAGCCCGTCGCCCTTCGCGAAGGGTGCCACGACCTTCGCCTCGTGGCACGACGTCAACGACGGTCAGACGCGCGGCGAAGCGCAGTCCGCCGAGCGGTTGGTCGCCAGTTACGCAGAGCTCAAGGCCGCCGACCTGGCCAACACCCTGCTGGATCTTCCCGAGGACCGTCTCCTCGAGGTCGCGGAGGAGCTTCCCGACGACCGTCTCGCCGACGCTCTGGAAGAGATGCCGGAAGAGGAGCAGGTGCACATCCTCGAGGCCCTGGGCGACGAGCGCGCCGCCGACATCCTCGATGCGATGGAACCCGACGACGCCGCCGACGTGCTCGCTCAGCTGCCGGCCGAGCAGCGCGAGGAGCTGCTCGAGCTCATGGAGCCCGATGAGGCGGAGGACGTGCGCGCCCTCCTGCAGTACGGGCCCGACACCGCGGGTGGACTGATGACACCCGAGCCGATCGTGCTGTCGGCCGACAACACGATCGCCGAGGCGCTCGCGCTCATCCGCCGCCACGAGACCCACCCGGCCCTCGCCGCCGCCGTCTTCGTGACGCTGCCCCCCTACGAGACCCCGACGGGTCGGCTGCTCGGCACGGTGCACTTCCAGCGGATGCTGCGCTATCCCCCGCATGAGCGCCTCGGCGCGCTGCTCGACGATTCGCTCGAGCCCGTGCCCGCCACCGCCTCCGCCGCCGTCGTCGCCCGTCTGCTGGCGACGTACAACCTCGTCTCGGTACCGGTCGTCGACTCCGCTCAACGTCTCGTCGGCGCCGTGAGCGTCGACGACGTGCTCGACTACCTGCTTCCGGAGGACTGGCGCACGGGAGACTCGGAAGGACGGCCGCAATGA
- a CDS encoding DUF1003 domain-containing protein — protein sequence MARSPRKGALDAPRGRGGMLSRSPQPSRDRFGRFTEVIARGMGTPWFLVGLSAFCAAWLAWNTILPPELRFDSSDNGFTALTLVLSLQASYAAPLILLAQNRQDDRDRVQIEQDRQRAERNLADTEYLAREIVALRMALTDVSSESVTREVLRDELRALLEDLQAHGAGEEPEQVRAEREEKRRRAERREKAEREAREL from the coding sequence ATGGCTCGGTCCCCTCGCAAAGGGGCGCTGGACGCACCTCGCGGCCGGGGCGGCATGCTGTCGCGCTCACCGCAGCCCTCTCGTGATCGCTTCGGCCGCTTCACCGAGGTCATCGCCCGCGGCATGGGGACGCCGTGGTTCCTGGTGGGCCTGAGTGCGTTCTGTGCCGCCTGGCTCGCCTGGAACACGATCCTGCCGCCGGAGCTGCGTTTCGACTCGTCGGACAACGGATTCACGGCGCTGACGCTCGTGCTGTCGCTGCAGGCGTCCTATGCGGCCCCACTGATCCTGCTCGCACAGAACCGGCAGGACGACCGCGACCGGGTGCAGATCGAGCAGGACCGTCAGCGCGCGGAGCGCAACCTCGCCGACACCGAGTACCTCGCTCGCGAGATCGTCGCGCTGCGGATGGCGCTGACGGACGTCTCGAGCGAGTCGGTCACGCGTGAGGTGTTGCGCGACGAACTGCGGGCGCTTCTGGAGGATCTGCAGGCACACGGCGCCGGCGAGGAGCCGGAGCAGGTGCGGGCCGAGCGCGAGGAGAAGCGCCGTCGGGCCGAACGCCGCGAGAAGGCGGAGCGCGAAGCCCGTGAACTCTGA
- a CDS encoding Sec-independent protein translocase TatB, which translates to MVFGLTIEKLLVIAVIAAFLIGPERLPRYAEALARFTNRSREFLRGARSRVKDEMGPEFDEVDWRKLDPRQYDPRRIIREALLDDPPTATVRAAGAAAAMTVSTTRAAESFDLESGERPPFDDEAT; encoded by the coding sequence ATGGTGTTCGGGCTCACGATCGAGAAGCTGCTGGTGATCGCCGTGATCGCCGCCTTCCTCATCGGACCCGAACGTCTGCCCCGCTACGCGGAGGCCCTCGCGCGGTTCACGAACCGCTCCCGCGAGTTCCTGCGCGGTGCGCGTAGTCGCGTGAAGGACGAGATGGGTCCCGAGTTCGACGAGGTGGACTGGCGCAAGCTCGACCCGCGTCAGTACGACCCGCGACGCATCATCCGCGAGGCGCTGCTCGACGATCCGCCCACGGCGACCGTGCGTGCGGCCGGCGCCGCGGCGGCCATGACCGTGTCGACGACCCGCGCGGCGGAGAGCTTCGATCTGGAGTCGGGGGAGCGGCCCCCGTTCGACGACGAGGCGACCTGA
- a CDS encoding ferritin-like fold-containing protein, with protein MWDWFRRRPRPAGRTLRLRSRGEYDGITRVDFAELAPDIDTFLGQAAYLQLGFFETLTELIALTPELARKEAISRAAGAALRKHEELVAVIRDRDEDPTALMLPFREPLDAFRAEVHGVRWPETMLSVHLTAGMLDDFYLALSASYGETGLRVARALEADDARSALVDILLDTLGESEEWPSLLALWGRRLVGDTLLIARAALKGTENPTAMQETVEPVFTELMAAHARRMESLGLSS; from the coding sequence GTGTGGGATTGGTTCCGACGTCGTCCGAGGCCTGCGGGTCGCACGCTGCGCCTGCGCTCGCGGGGGGAGTACGACGGCATCACCCGTGTCGACTTCGCCGAGCTCGCACCCGACATCGACACCTTCCTCGGACAGGCCGCTTACCTGCAGCTCGGCTTCTTCGAGACGCTCACCGAGCTCATCGCGCTGACACCCGAGCTCGCCCGCAAAGAGGCGATCTCGCGCGCAGCGGGCGCCGCACTGCGGAAGCACGAGGAGCTCGTCGCCGTCATCCGGGATCGCGATGAAGACCCGACAGCGCTCATGCTGCCCTTCCGTGAGCCGCTCGACGCGTTCCGTGCCGAGGTGCACGGCGTGCGGTGGCCGGAGACGATGCTCTCGGTGCATCTGACGGCGGGCATGCTCGACGACTTCTACCTCGCCCTCTCTGCAAGTTACGGCGAGACGGGGCTGCGGGTCGCCCGCGCGCTGGAGGCGGACGATGCCCGCAGCGCGCTCGTCGACATCCTGCTCGACACCCTCGGCGAGAGCGAGGAGTGGCCGTCGCTGCTCGCGCTGTGGGGACGCCGGCTCGTGGGCGACACGCTGCTGATCGCGCGCGCGGCACTGAAGGGCACCGAGAACCCGACGGCGATGCAGGAGACGGTCGAGCCGGTGTTCACCGAGCTCATGGCGGCGCACGCGCGCCGGATGGAGTCGCTCGGCCTGTCGTCCTGA
- a CDS encoding O-methyltransferase, producing MAGHDASDRFAREATVEPDAIARARTHALELGADPVSPPIGAQLALLAQVSRALNIVEIGTGAGVSGLWLMHGAPRAILTTIDKEPEHLQAARRAFSDARIAPARARFITGRASDVLPRMNEASYDIVLVDADADGVIEYVEHGLRLVRPGGLVLVPRILAGGAVADPVRRDPVTTAYRSLIQETQSSPAVIGALSIVGEGLLQLTTIDENH from the coding sequence ATGGCCGGACACGACGCGAGCGACCGCTTCGCTCGCGAGGCGACCGTCGAACCCGACGCGATCGCCCGCGCACGCACGCACGCCCTCGAACTGGGTGCGGATCCGGTGAGCCCCCCGATCGGTGCGCAGCTCGCACTGCTCGCCCAGGTCTCACGCGCCCTCAACATCGTCGAGATCGGCACGGGTGCGGGTGTGTCAGGGCTGTGGCTCATGCACGGGGCACCGCGGGCCATCCTCACGACCATCGACAAGGAGCCCGAGCACCTGCAGGCCGCCCGTCGAGCGTTCTCGGACGCGCGTATCGCGCCGGCTCGCGCCCGATTCATCACCGGCCGCGCCTCCGACGTCCTGCCGCGTATGAACGAAGCCTCTTACGACATCGTGCTCGTCGACGCGGATGCGGACGGCGTGATCGAATACGTGGAGCACGGCCTGCGTCTCGTGCGTCCGGGCGGGCTCGTGCTCGTGCCCCGCATCCTCGCCGGCGGCGCCGTCGCCGACCCGGTGCGTCGCGATCCCGTGACGACCGCCTACCGGTCGCTCATCCAGGAGACGCAGTCCTCCCCCGCGGTCATCGGCGCGTTGTCGATCGTCGGCGAGGGTCTCCTCCAGCTCACGACGATCGACGAGAACCACTGA
- a CDS encoding Mrp/NBP35 family ATP-binding protein, whose product MNSETDRVARVREAVGAVTDPELRRSLADLDMLREVTDAADGGVRVAVALTIVGCPASDRIERDVRAAAARVVGDAPVEVALGVMSPEEREALTTRLRGGRQRGNPFTAESLTRVVAVTSGKGGVGKSTITANLAVALAARGRRVGIVDADVHGFSIPALLGLVDADGASVRPTRIDDLIVPPVAFDVKVVSIGMFLPEGAARSAVAWRGPMLHRTIQQFLTEVYFGDLDVLLIDMPPGTGDIAISIGQLLPHADVLVVTTPQAAASDVAARSALVARQTGQSVLGVVENMTAMTLPDGTTFDLFGSGGGDHIAQELSTDAETVEVIARVPLSPALRHGGDTGEPVVRSAPEDAASLAIQQIAARILRSGRSLSGRPLPVTPR is encoded by the coding sequence GTGAACTCTGAGACCGACCGCGTCGCCCGGGTGCGGGAAGCGGTCGGCGCCGTCACCGATCCCGAACTGAGACGCAGCCTCGCCGACCTCGACATGCTCCGCGAGGTGACGGATGCCGCCGACGGCGGTGTGCGCGTCGCGGTGGCGCTCACGATCGTCGGCTGTCCCGCGTCCGATCGCATCGAACGCGACGTGCGCGCAGCCGCCGCGCGCGTCGTCGGAGACGCGCCGGTCGAGGTCGCCCTGGGTGTCATGAGCCCCGAGGAGCGGGAGGCGCTCACGACGCGCCTGCGCGGCGGTCGCCAACGAGGCAATCCCTTCACAGCCGAGTCTCTGACGCGGGTGGTCGCGGTCACGAGCGGCAAGGGCGGCGTCGGCAAGTCGACGATCACCGCCAACCTCGCCGTCGCGCTGGCGGCACGCGGGCGACGGGTGGGCATCGTGGATGCCGACGTGCACGGGTTCTCGATCCCGGCCCTGCTCGGACTCGTCGACGCCGACGGCGCGAGTGTGCGACCGACCCGGATCGACGACCTCATCGTCCCGCCGGTCGCCTTCGACGTGAAGGTCGTCTCGATAGGGATGTTCCTGCCCGAAGGCGCCGCCCGCAGCGCCGTCGCGTGGCGCGGTCCCATGCTTCACCGCACGATCCAGCAGTTCCTCACCGAGGTGTACTTCGGCGACCTGGACGTTCTGCTCATCGACATGCCGCCCGGCACGGGCGACATCGCCATCTCGATAGGACAGCTGCTGCCGCACGCAGACGTCCTCGTCGTCACGACGCCGCAGGCGGCGGCCTCCGACGTGGCGGCGCGCAGCGCGCTGGTGGCGAGGCAGACGGGTCAGAGCGTCCTGGGAGTCGTCGAGAACATGACCGCGATGACGCTGCCCGACGGCACGACGTTCGATCTGTTCGGCTCCGGCGGCGGTGATCACATCGCACAGGAGCTCAGCACCGATGCCGAGACGGTCGAGGTCATCGCCCGCGTGCCGCTGAGCCCGGCGTTGCGCCACGGCGGGGATACCGGCGAGCCGGTCGTGCGAAGCGCCCCGGAGGATGCGGCTTCGCTCGCGATCCAGCAGATCGCCGCCCGCATACTCCGATCGGGACGATCGCTCTCCGGTAGACCGCTGCCCGTGACGCCGCGCTGA